The following is a genomic window from Elaeis guineensis isolate ETL-2024a chromosome 10, EG11, whole genome shotgun sequence.
CCAGAATGAGAGAGATCGGTTTGATTCCGAATGCGTTCACCTACACTACAATGATGAACGGGCACTTCAGAAAGGGCCTTAGAAACGATGGGTTTCAACTCTATGATGAGATGAAACGAGAAGGTATACCGCCCAATCTTTACACATATAATTCATTGATATGTGAATGCTGTAAAGATGGAAGTTTTGATCTTGCGTTTAATCTGCTCGACGAAATGCGTGAGAATGGAGTTTCGTGTAATGTCGTGACGTATAATGCATTAATTGGCGGGATGTGTAAGCAGAAGAAACTGCGAGATGCTGAGAAGTTGTTCGGGGGAATGAGACGGGATGGATTGAGGCCGAGTTTGGTTACGTTTAACCTACTTATTGATGGGTATTGTAAAGCAGGGAAGATATCGAATGCTTTGGATGTATTGGCTCAGATGAAGGCAACCGGCTGTACTCCGAGTATTGTTACATATAATGTGCTCATTGCTGGGTTTTCTCGGGCTGGGGATTTGGTGGGGACTGCCAAGGCTTACAAAGAAATGAAGGAGAGGGGCTTAGCTCCTACCAAAATAACTTATACTATTCTTGTCGATGCTTTTGCTAGAAGGAATGATATGGAGAGGGCATTTGAGATGTACCAGTCCATGGAAAGAGCTGGCCTGGAGGTTGATGTTTACACCTACGGTGTTCTGATTCGAGGGCTGTGTTCTGAAGGTAATATGAAGGATGCATGGAAGTTGTTCAAGTTGATGAGGGAGAAGGCACTGAAGCCGAGCAACGTGATCTATGACATGATGATTTATGGGTATTGTAGGGAAGGCAGCACATACCGGGCTCTGAGATTGCTTAGGGAAATGAGGGGGAATGGATTGGTCCCTAATGTTGCTAGTTACAATGTAAGCATTCGTGTTCTGTGCAATGAGGGGAAGTGGCAAGAAGCTGAGGTTCTGCTTAATGAGATGCTGATATCTGGACATCAACCAAGTGAGTCCATCTATAAAGTACTGTCAGATGCCAAGCTCAAGTGCCCATAAACACTTCATAAGGTTTCTGATGAACAAGCAAAGGCAATCCATGCACAGATCATAGATTGACAGGACAAGCAAAAGGGATTCAAGTGACAGTTGGTGGCAGCAATCAGCATCAATAACCATCGAGCTGATTGCAGCATTGTTAGGTTAGTAGGTTGTGAGCCTTTGCTAAAGAATGCAGAATCAAGCAATATTAACTGATGCAGGCTCTTTCCTGTCACATGCTTCAGAAGAAAGCTGATGTCTACTTGCATGTGATCAATCCATTTTAAGATGGCCCACGatacttaatttttttgaaagaaatttgGATTCCTTCCAGTTGGATGACTGTAGAAGAATACCCAGTCCATGTTATGTAGAACCTGCATTTTGACTGACAACAGTACATCGCAAGATATTAAAGGTATCATTCACATTTCTGGATTGCAGATGACATGCTAATTGATTCAAGCTCTTCTCGTCATGCAATCTGCTGTCTACTTGAATATAATCAATccattttaagataaaaattgatATTTAACTCTTGGAAGACAATATAGTTACTTTTCCATTGGATGGCTATAGAACACCCACTAAACTTTATTCAGAAGCTGCATCTTAACAGCTGCGTATTGCAAAGATATCATATACATTAGTGAATTGCAGATGGTACCGTATACAGGCCATGGACAGAAGGATTGAAGTTTGTAGATTAAGTGAACCAGAGGTGCTCAAGCTCTGCTGGGTTTTCAAGTCGATAATATAGTTTGGTGGGTCTGGAGATCTGAGAATGCACAAACCAACTGGTGACAATTGAATAGATGCTCAAGTATTTCTAAATGCAGAATGTGACTTTAAGGAAGGTAGATGAGGTAGTAAATAAACCAACTGTAGTGGTTCCTGTTGCTGTTGGAAACCATACTACATCTTTGTCATATGACACTTGTGTGGAGGGTACTTCTGGCATTTTCTTATTGGGAGCTTGATTGTTTGGTTATCAGATGGACACAGTTTGATATCAAATCTTCAGGCTATTCAACTTctctgatattttgaaatacagctCAACTCAAATAAGCCCTAGTCCCAAACTAGTTGGGGTCTGCTACATGAATCCTTTTCCTCTATTCTTTGATATTTTGTAATAAAGATGTCAAATTAATATGGCCTGGATGATCGAGAGGAGGGTCTAGATTGGCAGACAATGACTGGCATTTGAAAGACTAGATGGTCCATTTGGCTAATATCAGAAGTGGATTTCAGAGAATTGCACATTACCGGTTGTCGTTCTTATGCAGTCAAATGCAGAAACAGATTATTTCTTATCTATTGAACATGTAGTGACCTGATGAATGGGAACACTTTTGCAGACTGTGACTTCCACTTGCTATAATCATCTTGAGAGATTTGCACAATCACCATCTTACATGCTTCATGAACAGCAAAACTAGATGCCAAATTATTTGGTTTCACATTCACAGGACTGGATACATGTCTCCTCATGAGTTCCAAAAGTTCACTACAGAAGTTTTCCAAACAATACCTTGTTATTACGCTGGAGAAAAAACAACTAACATGGTCATGTAGCTTCACTACAATCTCATCCTGTAGCTACACACTTTctacatctcaaaaaaaaaaaaaaaaaaagaaaaaaaaaaaagaaaagaaagaagaaagaagaatcacACTTTCTGGACACTTCATCTATGTTTGCAGAACTGCCCTCTTAAATAAAATGAGCAGAAATGATGCGAAGCGGCCGAGAGTAGCGCCTCCACGATGACTCATTGCCTCAAAATACATCAGGATTATATAGAGAATAGGCCGGACCAATGCTCTAGGTTATCTCATATATGCTCTTTTAAAGAGAGCCATGTATCCTTAGGGGGCATTTAGTGACCCAACTTAGATCACTAGTGATCCAAATACTAGTATGATCTAATCTCTAGTAATCTAAGATCATAATATTTGGTTTACCATAGTGCAGTGATTAAAGATTCTCAGATATGTACAAACTATTTGTTTGGTATGCTATAAAAATTCAAGATCACCAATCatataataccaaaaatatcctgatAACTTGTTTGGGAGTTGGGATTGGGGATTGGGatagaaaagattttaaaataaaattaaatagattttttctctttctaatcAGCATGacgagaaagaagagaaggaaggatTTCCTTTTCTTTCGCGGAGACGACGCTTCTCTTCTATGGAGAACACCTCAACTATCCCTCAAAGTGTGTGGAAAAATATAgcgacaaaaaaaaatattttttttttcggaAGTATCTTAATGTTGaggatatttaaattaatatattttaatattagatCATCATGATAGAGTGATGTTAGATATCCATCCTCAAGAGTAGGTTTCGTATCACCGTATTAGACGATAATTTGAGGAGTGGAGATAATTCAAAATCACCACCACGTAAGATCATCATGGTGCAACTAAATACGGTGATCTCATCACCTCCACTTATATCACACTTGATCCTGAGTGGATCATCCCATACCAAATGCCCTCTTAGGGCCACACGTATATATGCCAAAAGCAACTCACCTGCGGGCTTATAAATGTGGGCTTGGCTCAGATGCGGGTCAAGTGTTCAGCATTCTATCCCATTTTTGACATATGTAATCCAAATTGATCAATCAATTGCATATCCTAAATTCCTAATTGGATCAAGATAAGGGAAATTTATTACCTATACTATATATACTACATGACCGTATATACAACAAATCATAGCTGCTAATTCATGTAGACCCTATTCATTAAGTACTTATCTTCATGCATCATCATAGGAACCGATGACTATGATTGACTGTATGCATGGCCATATTAGTGCATCCAGCATGGACAATAATTTCTCCAAGATAAAACCATAACTGTTGTTCTACAAATGATTTTAAAAATAGTTATACGGCTGCTCGAATCACAATTTGCAAAATAATTGAGACTGATTTCTTTCATCTGGTAGAGCACATTAAATCCAACCCCCCAGTTAAGTTCCTTCATTTCCTTTGACCTAAACACTATGGACTCACAaatgatttaaaagaaataaagaagGATATAAAATTGAGAAATAAAGTGCCAAGAGaataaaaaactaaaattaaGTCCTATACATATATTTAGAGAATTGGAGATAGCAGATTGTTCCAtactttaaatataattattgaagatGCAAAATATTGAAAGTCCAATTATTCTTCCATTAACTGCAATTTTTTTTGGTAACTCATTAACTGCAATTttgaatcttaaaaaataatttctttttaTTCTATATTGTTCGttctctgattttaattttttttccattttcgaACTTTCTTGTTTTAACAACCAAATCACTCTGAAGGAAAATTCAACTTTCAAATTTAAACAAACAATAGTTGCCTATTTAATATTGAATCATTAAAGTTACCAAATAATTTTGTTTGAATAATTTGATCTCACTACTTGATTGGTTTGCATAACTTAATTAATTATTACTTGATTGGTTTACATAACTTAATTAGTTATTGTGCATCAAACTTAATTCAGATTCGTTTTGAACCTGTTAGTGAACTGATTCAAATATGACTTCAATTTAAGTAAAATAAAAACACCATGTCAGTCAATAAATTGGATCACTGGTTAATCGTTAGATCATAACTTAAAGAATTATTGATGTAATTTAAAAGACTAAACAAAATTAACTAAACTTTGTTgtagaaaaattataaataatttacataaCATTAAgacataaaattaatcaaattcaGAAACATGTTGGACACTGTCCTGAgacgtatttttattttttatatagaaatatctagaatatccATCCCAAGATACGATCGGGATCTGTTTGCGGGCATGAATGTGGAGGAGGTTAATAAAGACTTTTTCAGtactcaagaaaattaattacaaAGATAAAAGATTTAAAGAGAAAAGTTAGAAATAAGAGAATAAAAGGATTGGATAGgatgtataaaattagatctcaAGATGATTTTTTTATAGCCATTTAAAATTATGATCGTGAGATTTTTATTGATCTATCAATATTCTTAATAAAAAGCTCAATGGTCagaatcttaaaataaaattaaatatatatgataGTTGGTAATTAAAATTTCAAcggttaaaaattaaaattatgataataaaaaaattaaaatatttaaataataaaattaaaatatttgaaaagatattataaaaaaattttaaattttttgtaaatgACTTTATGTACCTTCATCATAATGTTCATTATCTTAGTTCTATAGTATAACAATAATTACAAAGATGCTGATGTTAAGTCACCTTTCTTCTTGCACACAGTTTCAAATTCTACAATATTCCCGGCCAACATCATGACACCAAACAGATCCGGGTCGTCCAAATCCTACTAAGCTCCGTATTCCTTCTGGACGTACATCCCTCGAACATCATTCCATCAACTACGCCAATTAAATCCCGACCATTAAAACCCCAAAGCTCATTGCTTATCTCCAGTAGTTAAAAGGTAACTCTCCTGACCCCGGATCCTGGAAACGTTCCATTAAAACCCCGGCCCGGGATCTGACAGCCCACGTAAACCCGAGAACGATCCGACGGCCCCCAGCCGCCCTTAACCCTCACCACAAAGGCAGAGGGCCGTTTGAGGTTCAAACTAGTTCGGCAACGGTAACGTTGTCGTCACTGACCGTTAGCCAATTTCCAGTTCGCTTTAACCATATCTCTGACGGCGCCGTCACGTCGCCGTGACATGGTCGCTTTCGATGGTCGTTTCCTTCGTCTAAATATTAGGATTTTGATCCCTCACCTTTCTCCCCTTCCTTCAACGggcaaggtttttttttttttgaaaggctTCTCGGCTTGGCGAGAGAGCTTTCTTCGATTCGAGGGTTTCGTACCTCTCCGTCCCAACCCCCCTCGCGAGCTCTCCGGCAATCCCCGTTGCGCCCCCTCAGCCGAAGTTGCTCGATTCCTCTATCCTCCGTGGTTCTCTCGGCCTCTTCGGGAAGGGATCTCCGTTCTTGAATTCCTACCGACAGCGCTGGATCGCTCCGCGGCGGCTTCTTGATCCGTCCTCGCTTCGATTCCTccggtttcttggtctgaaacCCTGGAAATCTGAGGTCTTGTTCAAGTTGCCGTTCTTGCTGCTAATTCTTGGTGTTCTTAAATCGGGATTCGAACGTTGGTGTTCTTTCCGTTTTCTTGTTATCTTTTCGTGTTGATGGGCTATTGAGAGTAATACTATGGTTCTTGGGTTGGTTTCTTGATTTAGGATGCGGAGTTGGGGAGGTGATCGATGGAGGTGATGGCGGCTGTGAAGATAGAGCAGAGCTGTATAGAGAACAAGCAATCAGCTGCCGCATCGAGTTCGTCTCTCTCCGAGGGTAGTTATGGCTTTTCTAGAATGTCTCCTGCTGTTTCCAGCCCGGCGACATCTTCGCCGTCACACAGGTAATCGTTGTTTGGTGAATTTAGATGTGGACTCGATCTTTCTTGCTTTAGTGCTATGCGTGTGTTGTTGATCAAATTCATGATGTTTTCTAGTTTCGGTTCTttatgattttggatttagaaagcTGCAAATTTGAAGCGGTGATGTGGTTGTTCAACTGCTGTATTCTGTGGGAAGAGGACCTAGTTCCGTGTTGATTCCGAGGGTTGATTTCTTGCTTTGCCTGTAATTATGTTTGTTGCTAACGCTTCCAGTTTGGACCAATGTTCCTACAGCCTTGGAAAGTTTTTATGTCAGAACTCAGATGTGCAGTACTTATCAATGAACGTAAATAGTTGCCACGAGTGTGATTGACATGTGATACAAGAAGACATGCATGCTGTAACACAAGTGTTGCTACGGGACTCAAAATTTGAGACTGGGGCAGGTTGGACGAAGCCGAGCTATAGGTCGGTAGCAGTCCGATCTGAAACGTCTTCGAAAAAACCTACAAAACAAGTCAAAAAATCGGATGAGAATCCTCTGATTCTTGACCCTCCAATGTTTAAATCAGTTCGAGTCTCGAGAATAGGAGTTGGAAAAGAGTAATAGAGCACAAGAAGAGGATGGAACTAGAGAAATTGGACTGGATAGGAACTAAAGTCCTTGTTCAAAAATTGGCAAAGTTTCTACTGGTATAGTCTCATTCTAGTTTTTGGAGTTAGAACTTACCATTGGAGGATCTCTGGCCCTTTATTTATAGAAGGACTGATGAGGCCATTACAGAGTTTGTTAGGTTgttagaggagtttgttaggcGGTTATAGCCAGTTGTAAGTAAGCTAGAGTATAGCTATACATATTAGCTGGAAGTGAGGTCATACTTAACTGTATCTGCTAGTTGTATATGAGCTTATGACCAGCCGTGTATGAGATCGTGGCTAGCTGTGATTTAGCTATAGAGATTACAAATAAACTCCACAAGATGATTGCTATAGATAATATAGAAGTTGACATTAGCTAAAGACCGATGTGCACCAAATGAGATCGGTCATTGGCTGATCGGAGGCTGATATTATAGATAAAGGTATCACCGATGTACCTTACTTTAggtcagtaaaatctcgatcttATTATTTGTTAGCAAGTTTAATTCACTGCAACTCTGTGTTTTGAGATTGATAATTCGGTGATCTCATGTGATGATGCCACGTGGCATGAAGTTGGTTTAGTGTACCAATATTTTGCCCCGCACTTCCTATATCCGAAGTGACAGTTATCATATCGAACATGGGAGTAGAATTATCTGTCAATTTTTGTCGTCAGAAATAAATGCATCATATCTTGATAATGCCAAAATTTATTACTTGAGTTGAAAACGGAGAGACGTGCACTCCTTTCTGGAAATGATACAGCTGATCTTCCTATCATCATTATCTGAGAAGGTGATTTCAGAACATCAAATAGACATCTATTATTTGTCAGTACTTGATTAGTTAATCAGTTCGATCGTGGATCAGTCCGATATGGCAAAATCTGGTGAAGGTGCACTGAACCGTCGTCTGACAAAGCCGTTAGAGTAGTGCCAAACATCACAAATCGATGATAAGATCAGTTCATCTGAACTGTTGATTTGCCTATAAAAAGCTTTCACTTTAGAACAGCTATTCATCTTCGCCATTTTCTTGTGGAGGTACTGCCAGTTTTTCTCCAGAGGTCTCCCGTGCTCAAGACCGTCGGAGATAAGGAGTTCACCGGAGGTGGAGAAGAAGAGTTCTTTTTCATCTCTGGGAGAGTCTCATCAAAGTTTCTTAGgtagaaaaatttttctttctattttgaaCCTTTCCATTCCAGTTCTCCTTTCTTTTCTGTTCttcaagtttttttttcttttatttttctttagaaAAGCATATCCACTCGAGGTGATAAGGGGAAAGAGGTTGTAGGTGACCCAAGGATTTAGTCAATCCAGCCTTTACTAGATTTTGAGATAGAAAGTCCTCCTTGAAAAAGTCCCAATGTCGATCCCGTAGATGAGGGGAGTCCAGAACAACGTGGGGAATCTCCTATACGCGATCTCCTGGACTACTTTGATCGGAAAATGGAGGAATCCATTCTGACCGAGGAGAACCTGGTAATTCTTTGGAAAAAGTATAACATCTTCGATGAGTACGAGATGTTGGTGCCTGATCTGAAAGGTTGGATTTTTGAACCCCTAGAAGGCTGCATAGCTTTCTATGATGAAGCTTtccaatctgaattttggttttcACTGCATCCCTTTTTCtgtaatatttttgacttttataAGATCCATCCTACTCAGGTGACCCCAAATGCCATTATGATGTTTATAGTGTTCATAATAATATGTAACTTTCAACTAGGtctgcaaatgggtcgggtcggatcAGATCCTGAGTGATCCCGATCCGACCTGGTTTCTTGATCAGATCTTGATATTGGACCCATATCCATCCCGATAAAAAATTGGATCGGGTCGGGTTCATGGTCGAATTTATTGACCCATTGGATCATTCGGGTCGAGTCGGGTCGGATCCATATATAACTTGGCCCCAATCCATGAAATGCAGGTCCGGTTCGTGTCGGATTGAATCACGGGTTTATTTTATTTGAAACCTACCATCAGTGAATGCTAATGCTAGATGACAACTAAGAAAGACCTCTTTTCTTATATTGCTAAAGGGACGGATTATATATTGATGGAACAGGAAGAGggaatccataaaaaaaaaaaagcaaggaaGAAATGTCAAGCATCGTAGTACATGGAATTTGGGAGTTTGAATATTCTGTTGGCACTGGGGTGGCCTACAAGACTGCATCATTGGTCTCCTATAAGCCCCCACAAGCGGTAGCTTTGCTCTATCAACTTTCTCCTTTTCTCAGTCTTATAATTCACAACCGCATCATAGTAGTCTTCTACGCACCTGAATCATATAAATGACAGTCATTAGTTGCAGACTAGAGGAGCTTAAATATTTGTATTTAATATCTAGAAatcatatgaaaattttttttgatgggaatAGGAGGTAACATATTGTTGCCCCCTGATTATTATTGATCATGAAAGTATCCATGATCTACAAATGAATGGGCTTGATGGGAGCCTTTTCCAATATGACATGAATGTATTATCATTCTAATTTTTTGTGattaatattttttctgatttcagTTCTTTAGCACTAAACTTATCAGATCActcgaaaattaatttttttttttttattattattgccTTCTAGCGCTTTAGCATTAAAAAAATCATGACTCAAAACCAAATAAAGAAGAAATCAGAACATACGGCATCAAAATATAGAGATTGTAGGAGATAGGAACGACAAACCTTAAGATCAAATCGGTCCAACCGAGGTACCCAACCTTGACAAGATTGTCGATAGTGGCATCC
Proteins encoded in this region:
- the LOC105052240 gene encoding uncharacterized protein, with product MMPLTHHPFNLIPRIVKTQPDSTALIFDLLISTYVRSQKPDPAAFYLDRMLRLGLNPKTRTFNNLLHLLLASHRFPEARTLFQQARGRLQLDSHSFGIMIRGLCNAGELGEASELLAQFDESGEPPNVVLHTTLIDGFCKNGDLDQAKKLFARMREIGLIPNAFTYTTMMNGHFRKGLRNDGFQLYDEMKREGIPPNLYTYNSLICECCKDGSFDLAFNLLDEMRENGVSCNVVTYNALIGGMCKQKKLRDAEKLFGGMRRDGLRPSLVTFNLLIDGYCKAGKISNALDVLAQMKATGCTPSIVTYNVLIAGFSRAGDLVGTAKAYKEMKERGLAPTKITYTILVDAFARRNDMERAFEMYQSMERAGLEVDVYTYGVLIRGLCSEGNMKDAWKLFKLMREKALKPSNVIYDMMIYGYCREGSTYRALRLLREMRGNGLVPNVASYNVSIRVLCNEGKWQEAEVLLNEMLISGHQPSESIYKVLSDAKLKCP